From Aquificota bacterium, one genomic window encodes:
- the mtnA gene encoding S-methyl-5-thioribose-1-phosphate isomerase: MEVKAFQWEGDAILLLDQRKLPEREVWLRLDNYKDVAKAIKDMAVRGAPAIGCVAAYGFLLGVKAGEDPYVVYETLKNTRPTAYNLFWALDRMKRALEEGKDLEAEARAIEEEDYKANKRMGEIGQQLIHKGARILTHCNTGALATAGWGTALGVIRSAYYANKDIFVWVDETRPYLQGSRLTAWELSKEGIPHKIITDSTAGFLMKKGLVDYVIVGADRITKDYYVANKIGTYALSVLAKAHGIPFYVVAPKSTFDMNLIGEESIEIEERSEEEIKFLRGIPIAPENSPALHLAFDITPPENITAIITEEGIIKP, translated from the coding sequence ATGGAAGTAAAGGCCTTTCAATGGGAAGGTGATGCTATTTTACTGCTCGATCAAAGAAAACTACCAGAAAGGGAAGTGTGGCTTAGGCTTGATAATTACAAAGATGTGGCAAAAGCTATCAAGGATATGGCAGTCAGAGGTGCTCCTGCCATAGGTTGTGTGGCTGCCTACGGCTTTCTTTTGGGGGTCAAAGCCGGTGAGGATCCTTATGTGGTATATGAAACACTTAAAAATACGAGGCCTACGGCCTATAATCTCTTTTGGGCTTTGGATAGGATGAAAAGGGCTTTAGAAGAAGGTAAAGACTTGGAGGCGGAAGCGAGGGCAATAGAGGAAGAAGACTACAAAGCAAACAAGAGGATGGGTGAGATAGGCCAGCAGTTAATACATAAAGGGGCAAGAATACTTACTCATTGTAATACTGGAGCATTGGCCACCGCAGGATGGGGTACAGCTTTAGGAGTCATAAGGTCTGCCTACTATGCCAATAAGGATATCTTTGTTTGGGTGGATGAAACAAGGCCATATCTTCAAGGTTCAAGGCTTACAGCTTGGGAGCTTTCAAAGGAAGGTATACCACATAAGATAATAACCGATTCTACCGCAGGCTTTCTTATGAAAAAAGGGCTTGTGGATTATGTTATTGTAGGTGCAGATAGAATAACAAAAGATTACTATGTGGCTAACAAGATAGGCACTTATGCTCTTTCTGTGTTGGCGAAAGCCCATGGTATACCCTTTTATGTGGTTGCTCCAAAATCTACCTTTGATATGAACCTTATCGGAGAGGAAAGCATAGAGATAGAAGAAAGGAGTGAAGAAGAAATAAAGTTTTTAAGAGGTATCCCTATAGCTCCAGAGAATTCTCCAGCCCTTCATCTTGCTTTTGATATAACTCCACCAGAAAATATAACGGCAATAATAACAGAGGAGGGCATAATAAAACCATGA
- a CDS encoding PilZ domain-containing protein, giving the protein MTLAEILYDIKSGKEYEVITSWKEIPIRLKLKVRWVSPQERYISFDFKECKFKQVFSEKDPVYIKIGELFLLCKVFSNIRDELVLEVDSPVPAPPIVLREFIRVQPTEREPVYVSFCLGDDCVLKVEAVDISESGVGVLLHKEEANRIMENLMQIVSDVQRMHTVFDIEVELPKEGVVKAQGELKNIIGRQEDVYIRLGFKINLEESQKKKIRQYIMRRQREILDQLKRL; this is encoded by the coding sequence ATGACGCTTGCAGAGATTTTATACGATATTAAAAGCGGGAAAGAGTATGAAGTCATAACCTCTTGGAAAGAAATACCAATAAGGCTCAAGCTTAAAGTAAGATGGGTATCCCCCCAAGAGAGGTATATAAGCTTTGATTTTAAAGAGTGCAAATTCAAGCAAGTTTTTTCCGAAAAAGACCCAGTTTATATAAAAATAGGCGAGCTGTTCCTTTTGTGTAAGGTCTTTAGTAATATAAGGGATGAGTTAGTTTTAGAGGTTGATTCTCCAGTGCCTGCACCACCTATAGTTCTAAGAGAATTTATAAGGGTACAGCCTACGGAGAGGGAGCCTGTTTATGTATCTTTTTGCTTGGGAGATGACTGTGTTTTAAAGGTGGAGGCTGTAGATATAAGCGAGTCCGGCGTGGGTGTTTTGCTTCACAAGGAGGAAGCAAACAGGATAATGGAAAATCTTATGCAGATAGTTTCTGATGTACAAAGGATGCACACAGTCTTTGATATAGAAGTAGAACTCCCAAAGGAGGGAGTTGTTAAGGCTCAAGGTGAGCTTAAAAATATAATAGGAAGACAAGAAGATGTTTATATAAGGCTTGGTTTTAAAATAAACCTTGAAGAAAGTCAAAAGAAAAAGATAAGGCAATACATTATGAGAAGGCAAAGGGAAATTTTGGACCAACTAAAAAGGCTATGA